The Natranaerovirga hydrolytica genome segment AATTTTCTTTTAAAATTTTAATTCGCTAATGTTTGGCGTTGTTACCTTGCCTCACCAGCGAATTGTATTATAGCACCCTGAGAATATAATGTCAACACATTTCACAAAATATTTTTGGATAAATCTAAAATGATCTTTAATAGCACATTATTATTATATAAAGCACTAGCAAAACTGGATTCATTTATCTTCTCAAATACAATCATAACCAATCCATTTGTGCTAAAGAAAGTAATGATTATAAATACAAACCAAACTTTTATTAAACCTAATATTAATCCAAAACCTATGCCTAACAATTTATTGACTGAGTTTAAAACTGGGAGCTTACTTATTATATCCAAAGTTCTAATTAATATTCTAAGTCCTATATAAACAATCAAAAATATTATTATAAATGATAATATGTTAATTGCTATTCTGGCAATATAACCACTAATGTAATCTTCCAACCGATTCACTTGTAATATATCGTAAACTTCCCGATTATTATTTACCAACAAACTCTCTCTAATGGTAGATGGTAATGGTAGGTTATTAATTAAACTTGTTTGTTCTTCTAATGTTTGACTACCACTTAATTGCTCCTCTAAGTTCAACGTATTACTTATAGAACTTTGAAATGATTCATATATATTTGTATGCTGGCTAATTAGCCTACTACCTACAGGATATAATTGTACCGTTAGTAAAATTGTTAATAATAAAGATACCAATGAAAACAAGGACAAAATAAATCCTCTTCTATAAGCTCTTAATGTACAAAAAACAATGATTCCTATTATAATAATATCAAGCCAATTCATACTACCCCTCCTATTGTAACTTAATAATCTGTGTGTTATTTATACTTACCAATACATACTCATCTGCACTAATAGGCAAAATTTGTTGTATGGCCCAATCCAATGTCTCTTCAAACAATAAATTCCCTTCAGGTGAATATATTTTGTATGCCCAATCATTATGTAGAATGATTTGATTTTTTGAGGCGACTATATTATTGTAGTCGATTTCTATACTTGTACTATTTATTTTCTCCCCTTTTAGATTATACACTTCCATTACTTTTGTATCTTTTTCTAGTATAACACCTATTGTATTTTCTAACGTTATGACAGATCGTATTTCTTCTTCTATTTCAACTTTTACTTTTTGTTCTGGGTTATTGATCATTTCATATATTAAAAACCCTTTGTCTGAAAAAAAGACTACGTTGTTATTCAAAAATTCAACCTTAGGTATAATGGTAGCTTCTAACCTAAATGAGCCCAATATCCGTTCAATAAAATTCTGTCCAATATTACTAAAGTTATAAAATGTTAATCTGCTTTCTGATTCAACACCATCAGTATAATAATAACTTGTGGCTAATCTTGTTCCATCATTTGATATGGCAACATCTAACGGATAACCATTTCTTTCAAAATTCGTTTGGCTGGCAGCAATAACTTCCCCATCTTTTGTATATAAAGTAATAAAATGTCTATTATTGCGCTCCTCTGTGATGCTGATATATCCTTCTTCATTTACTGCAAAATCTATTATTTTATTATTGGTATATATTTTATTAACAATTCCCGATTCATCAAATAGATAAATATATTGTCCTGCATAATCTGCAACGGCTAGATAATTTTCTTCAATCTTTAACCTAGGCCTTCGCATTGTATAAGCATAATCCCATATTACCTCTCCATTTGTATCTATTAATCGAATGCCATCTCTACTCACAAGTACAATACTATTATTCCCATAAACATCATATATAACTTGTGAATTATTATGTTCAAATTCCATTATTGTTTCATATGTAGAAAATCCATTTCTATCAATATTGCCCTTAACTGTTATCGCAAATATTACGCCTGTTATTAAAAAAAAACTTAAAAGATATATTTTTCTTTTCCTATTATTTTTTTTATTATTTTTATCCATCCTTAGTCTCCCTTTAAAGAAAATTTATCCCTTCATTTTCTTGGCTTTATATTTTACAAAGTATATGACGATCAAAATCAACTCAAATAAGCCAATGTAACCAAATAAGGGGTAAATATTGTGTACCATCGTTGAAAACCCTATCTGAGCAAATAAAAAACTAACACTTATAAATGTAACCATGGTTAAATAATTCTTCTTCTTCCCTGGATTTAACTTTGTAAGTACGCCATATCCATTAGCAACTGCTGTGGTAAACATCGCTGTCAATATGATGCCTATATAAATATATTGTATGGAAGGCGCATACATCATTACAATAGTTAACATAGGTATTTCTATGCCTTGAATATTATTATAATTTATTATTGTAATTATGCCAAGGAAAATTCCTAAAATCCCTAAAGACATTCCCGAGATCAAACTACTGTAAAATGCAATTTTTTTATTTTTTATGTATTGATTTAAATTGGTTAGTACCACAATGGCTGTAATTAAATTATAAGATATGTATATGATAGCAGAGGTAAACCAATTGTTTCTTACATCGTATAATACCACACTTAGGCTTTGAAAAGCTTCTGAGCTTTTAAAAACCAAAATGTACAACCCAAGTAATAAGCTGCCTATTAATAAAATAGGTGCTAAAATTGCGTTAATAGCAACTACTCCTTTTGCACCAAAGACAAATGTGCCTAAACAACAAATGGCCATTAATAAAACGCCCCACTCGTATGGCAAACTAAATTTTTGCTCAATTAATGCACCCCCGCCTGCCAACATGACACAAAAGCAAGCAAACATAAACCCTACAATAGCCCATTCTAGCATCCCACCAATAAAGTCTCCTGTTATTGGATTAATAAAGTCTCTAAATGTTTTTACTTTTTTTATATATATTAACTCCATAACCGCCCATCCAACAATAAAAAACAAGAAACCTGTTAAAATTAAGCCGTAAATACCGTCAAATCCATAAATGGCAAAAAAATTAAGCATTTCTTGGCCTGATGCAAATCCTGCTCCAATAACTGTTCCTACATATACCGAAGTTATTTTAAAAATATTTTTTATATTATCCATACCACTCTTCCCTCATATCTTTTCTTCAACTTATATTTTTCTTTTTCATAACTAGTATATGTTGTACCCATTATAAGCAGAACTTTAATACAGATTTTTTAATCCTCTTCTTTTTTAATAATGAGAGATATTATTTGTATATATTAGGTATAATATAGTAATATATTAAATAAAGACTTTCATTGAAAACTTGTGCCTGAAAGGCAGTGTAAGGCACGTTATAAATTAATATGAGGTGAGCATTTATGAAAAATAATAGTAAGACAAAAATACCAACTCGAAATGAGGTAGATGACCAGTATAAATGGTCTTTAAAGGATATGATTACCAATCCTACTCAGTGGCAGTCTATTTATGACCAATGTACTAAATCCATTAAAAAAATAGCTACCTATCAACATAGAATATGTGAAAGTTCCACTACTCTGTATAGTTGTTTGACTTTAAGAGATGATCTTTTTATTCAGTTTGAAACTTTATATGTGTATTCTAATATGAATTTTCATGAGGATACCACCAATAATGACATGCAAATTCTTGTTCAAAAAGCAAATACTTTAAAAGCCAAAGTAGAGGAAGCAACTTCATTTATTGAACCTGAAATTTTAGAAAAGGAGTTAACAGACATTGAGTTTTTTATTTCACAAGAACCTCAATTAAAGGTTTATACTCATTATTTTAATGACTTGTTTAGAAAGAAAAAACATATTCTTTCAAGAACAGAAGAAGCTTTACTTGCAAAGGCAAGTGATTTCTCTTCAAGTGTTCAAAATATCTTTTCTATGTATAATGAAGCTGACATAAAATTTCCTAACATCCAAGATGATATGGGACGTACTGTAGAACTGACTAAAGGCAGATATATTAACTTCTTAGAATCAAAAAATCGTCAAGTGCGTAAAGATGCTTTTAATGGATTGTTTTCAACTTATAACAATCATAGAAACACCCTTGCTTCTATTTATATAAGTAATGTTAAAAAACATGTTTTTTATAAAAATGCTAGAAATTTTTCTTCATCCTTAGAGGCATCTTTATTTGAAAACAATATCCCTACTAAAGTTTATACCCAATTAATTGATACTGTAGGCGATTATCTGCCAAAAATGCACCAATATATAGCGATACGCAAAAGAGCTTTAAAGCTAGATACAATTGATTATTATGATTTATACACACCTATTATAGATTCTATAGATACAAAAACAACTTATCCTCAGGCAAAAGAAACCGTCATAAAATCCTTAGAAGTACTAGGCCAAGAATATACTTCTTTATTAAAGCATGCCTTTAATAATAACTGGATAGATGTTTATGAAAACAAAGGCAAACGTAGTGGCGCATACAGTTGGGGCACATACAGTGCTCACCCCTATGTACTGCTTAATTATAGCAATACTCTAAAAGATATGTTTACCTTAACTCATGAAATGGGGCATGCGTTGCACTCCTATTACTCAAATAAAAATCAAGCCTATATAAATTCTAATTATACTATTTTTCTAGCAGAAGTAGCATCTACTGTTAACGAAGCTTTGTTAATGGCTTACTTAAAATCTACTACTACGGATCAAAAAATGAAGCTTTATCTCATTAATTATTTTATGGAACAATTTAGAGGAACGGTTTTTAGACAAACCATGTTTGCTGAATTTGAAAAAATCACACATGAATTAGTTGAAGCTGGAGAATCTTTAACTGCTGATAAATTATGTGAAATTTATTATGATTTAAATGTTAAATATTATGGTAAATCAATGGCTGAAAATGATTTAATTGGTATTGAATGGGCAAGAATACCTCATTTTTACTATAATTTTTATGTTTATCAATATGCTACTGGATACTCTTCGGCAATTGCTTTGTCTCAAAAAATATTGAATAACCCATCCTCTGTAGACTTTTACTTTGAGTTTCTTAAAAGTGGAGGCTCTGATTATTCTATGAACATCTTAAGAAATTCAGGTGTGGATATGGGCTCACAAGAACCGATAGCTTCAGCATTAGATGTATTTTCTTCTTTAGTAGATGAAATGGATTCTATTATAGAATAAATCTCTTTTTAAATTGATAACAATAGGATAGTATATGGTTTTTATCTTTTACAGGCGTTACGATGATTGACGACTATAAAGTAACCTTATACTATCCTATTATTTTTAATTTGGGTTAGGCAATTTAATGCTTTGTCCAATATATATTTTGTCAGGATTGTTAATACCATTTATCTCCATTATTTCACCCATTTTTAATGAATTATTGTATAGCCTAAAACAAATTTGAGCTAACGTATCTCCTTCTTGTATGGTATATTCTATTAATTCTTGCTGGATGACTTCTTGCACTTCAGGTTCTGATGAATTTTCCACTTCCTGAAATTCAGTTTCTTGAGATTCTAGTTCTTCAGGTTCAGACTCTTGTTGAGAAGTTTCTTGTTCATCATTTGGAGGACTATTTTCTTGTATATCCCTTTCTTGCTCATTATTTTCCTCTTGTTGGTCTCCTTCTAAGTCATCGCCTTCTTCCTCTGTCATTAGAGTATCTTCTTCTCTATTGTCCCTACTATTACTCGAAAGAGTATGTGTCAAGTTATTCAGCGTTGTTTCTAAATTTCTCATTTTATCATAGTTGTTCAATAATGCAGCGCCTATTACAAGCACTATGATTGCTAAGGCACCACTTGTAACATATAGCATATTTATAAGTTTTTTATGATAGACTTCTTGCTTTCTATTTTGAACTTGTTTTCTAAAATTAACAATGACTTCTTCTTCTTCTTCAGGTTCATTTTTTTTGTTGGATATTTTATAACTTAACATATATTGGTGCATTTTTTCGTTTCTTTCATAATAAATGTAATACCCATTTTGCTTGCGAAGTTTTTGACGTTCATACAAGTAAAAGCCACTTTCCTTTTCTAACGGGTCCATTACCAATAAGAGTCTATCTGTCCCTGGAAAGTTATCTGTATGGGCTTTTATTAATCCCTCACTTAAATTAATTGAGTATCCTGGATTAGAAAACATCCAACCGATTATCTTATAGTCATCAAAGTACTCTTTTATTTTATCATAAATATATGTCCACGTTTCACTGGTAAGAATAATGCCTGATTTATTATGCAAAAAGTATTTGCCTTGTACCGCTCCACTGATAAGAAAAACCTTTTGGTTTTCATATCTGTAATATTTACCCAGTAATACAGCAATTTGAGAGTTGTCCATGTCTGAAGATGCATACTGATACAAATATGTATATACATAATCTTCTATAAAAATTTTTTTATTTCCTGAAGAAACTTCCCCTATTTGACGAACATTTTTAGGTAATTCTTTTATTTCTTTTAAATGCTCATCCGAAATACTCTCATCGTAAGTATTTAAAATTTCTATCATAATTTATGCACCCCCTAAATACATTTAAGTATTGAGTATTTTGTTACATAAATTTTACCACGGTCAATTTATAAATTTTAGTGTTTTATGTCGCGGCTAACCCTATTTTCATCGCATTATTAAATAATTTATGATGCTAAGTATTCTAATTCGGCAAATTATGTATTAAATTTCATTTTTTTATAAATACTTTGTTCTTTTAAAGCACTTGTTATAAAAATTATATGTTTAACTTTCTTGCTATTGGGACAAAATTAAATATGTCTTAACTTGTAACATGCCTCTTTCTAAGGCAAGAGAAACAAGTTGAGTTGAAAGCATTCATTTCAAATCCTTACGAGTAAGTTTGCAAATTAGACTTTCATATTAACTTGTAAATATGCCTTGCGCTTAACTTAAAAATTATTTTGGACGGTGATATTTTGAATTTATTAAAAAA includes the following:
- a CDS encoding CvpA family protein — encoded protein: MNWLDIIIIGIIVFCTLRAYRRGFILSLFSLVSLLLTILLTVQLYPVGSRLISQHTNIYESFQSSISNTLNLEEQLSGSQTLEEQTSLINNLPLPSTIRESLLVNNNREVYDILQVNRLEDYISGYIARIAINILSFIIIFLIVYIGLRILIRTLDIISKLPVLNSVNKLLGIGFGLILGLIKVWFVFIIITFFSTNGLVMIVFEKINESSFASALYNNNVLLKIILDLSKNIL
- a CDS encoding DUF5711 family protein translates to MDKNNKKNNRKRKIYLLSFFLITGVIFAITVKGNIDRNGFSTYETIMEFEHNNSQVIYDVYGNNSIVLVSRDGIRLIDTNGEVIWDYAYTMRRPRLKIEENYLAVADYAGQYIYLFDESGIVNKIYTNNKIIDFAVNEEGYISITEERNNRHFITLYTKDGEVIAASQTNFERNGYPLDVAISNDGTRLATSYYYTDGVESESRLTFYNFSNIGQNFIERILGSFRLEATIIPKVEFLNNNVVFFSDKGFLIYEMINNPEQKVKVEIEEEIRSVITLENTIGVILEKDTKVMEVYNLKGEKINSTSIEIDYNNIVASKNQIILHNDWAYKIYSPEGNLLFEETLDWAIQQILPISADEYVLVSINNTQIIKLQ
- a CDS encoding YkvI family membrane protein, whose amino-acid sequence is MDNIKNIFKITSVYVGTVIGAGFASGQEMLNFFAIYGFDGIYGLILTGFLFFIVGWAVMELIYIKKVKTFRDFINPITGDFIGGMLEWAIVGFMFACFCVMLAGGGALIEQKFSLPYEWGVLLMAICCLGTFVFGAKGVVAINAILAPILLIGSLLLGLYILVFKSSEAFQSLSVVLYDVRNNWFTSAIIYISYNLITAIVVLTNLNQYIKNKKIAFYSSLISGMSLGILGIFLGIITIINYNNIQGIEIPMLTIVMMYAPSIQYIYIGIILTAMFTTAVANGYGVLTKLNPGKKKNYLTMVTFISVSFLFAQIGFSTMVHNIYPLFGYIGLFELILIVIYFVKYKAKKMKG
- the pepF gene encoding oligoendopeptidase F produces the protein MKNNSKTKIPTRNEVDDQYKWSLKDMITNPTQWQSIYDQCTKSIKKIATYQHRICESSTTLYSCLTLRDDLFIQFETLYVYSNMNFHEDTTNNDMQILVQKANTLKAKVEEATSFIEPEILEKELTDIEFFISQEPQLKVYTHYFNDLFRKKKHILSRTEEALLAKASDFSSSVQNIFSMYNEADIKFPNIQDDMGRTVELTKGRYINFLESKNRQVRKDAFNGLFSTYNNHRNTLASIYISNVKKHVFYKNARNFSSSLEASLFENNIPTKVYTQLIDTVGDYLPKMHQYIAIRKRALKLDTIDYYDLYTPIIDSIDTKTTYPQAKETVIKSLEVLGQEYTSLLKHAFNNNWIDVYENKGKRSGAYSWGTYSAHPYVLLNYSNTLKDMFTLTHEMGHALHSYYSNKNQAYINSNYTIFLAEVASTVNEALLMAYLKSTTTDQKMKLYLINYFMEQFRGTVFRQTMFAEFEKITHELVEAGESLTADKLCEIYYDLNVKYYGKSMAENDLIGIEWARIPHFYYNFYVYQYATGYSSAIALSQKILNNPSSVDFYFEFLKSGGSDYSMNILRNSGVDMGSQEPIASALDVFSSLVDEMDSIIE
- a CDS encoding LysM peptidoglycan-binding domain-containing protein; translation: MIEILNTYDESISDEHLKEIKELPKNVRQIGEVSSGNKKIFIEDYVYTYLYQYASSDMDNSQIAVLLGKYYRYENQKVFLISGAVQGKYFLHNKSGIILTSETWTYIYDKIKEYFDDYKIIGWMFSNPGYSINLSEGLIKAHTDNFPGTDRLLLVMDPLEKESGFYLYERQKLRKQNGYYIYYERNEKMHQYMLSYKISNKKNEPEEEEEVIVNFRKQVQNRKQEVYHKKLINMLYVTSGALAIIVLVIGAALLNNYDKMRNLETTLNNLTHTLSSNSRDNREEDTLMTEEEGDDLEGDQQEENNEQERDIQENSPPNDEQETSQQESEPEELESQETEFQEVENSSEPEVQEVIQQELIEYTIQEGDTLAQICFRLYNNSLKMGEIMEINGINNPDKIYIGQSIKLPNPN